The following DNA comes from Rhipicephalus microplus isolate Deutch F79 chromosome 6, USDA_Rmic, whole genome shotgun sequence.
CGGATCAAGGAACCAAAGGCCAGGGGAGTGTTTCAATGACTGGCTAACCGATCTCCGGCTTTTAGCGAAGAACTGCGAGTTCGGGGACCTAGAAGACTGTTTGCTTCGCAGCCGGATTATTCTGGGATTGAGAGATAAACGCTTGCAAGAAAAGCTTATCGCCGAGAATCCGTCGTACAGCAGGACCGTCGAACTGTGACGCGCCCAAGAAATTGGGAAGGAGCAGTTTAAAGAAATTAATGAAGGCACAGAAGCAGCAAGCGCCGCAGTTATTCAGGCCGTCAGCACCCAAAAGCATCACTGTAGTCGGTGCGGTTATAGCGCGCACGGTAACGCAAGGTGCCCGGCTACAGGAAAAACCTGCAAAAATTGCGGGGGGCGTAATCATTTCGCTCAAGCATGTAGATCGTCGGTGCGGCGACAAAACAGAGGCGTGAAAAAAGAGCTGCACGAACTACAAATGGATGAAGAAAATTTTTTCTTGGAAGCTTTGACCGTATGCGCAGTCGCAGCGGGAGATAACTGGACTGCAGCAGTTGACATCGAAGGCTGCCAATTCACGTGCAAGCTAGACACGGGTGCTAACTGCTGCGTAATTTCAAGCAAAGACTCAAAAAAGCTTAGCAATGGGCTCCTGCAAACCTGCCACGCGACCCTCACCGCCTTCTTCGGCCATAAGACCCCAGCGATAGGAAAAATTCGGCTGCGCCTACGTGCTAACAGCAAAGAGCACGAAGAAACTTTTTTTGTGGTCGAACAAAATGTGCCTGTGACTCTGAGTGGATTAGTGGCGGAACGCCTAGGATTTATTTGCCGCGTGCAAAATGTTCACGTCCAACAGTTGTACCCAGCGGCTCAACCTTTCGCAGAAGTCTTCAGTGGACTGGGACAGCTTAAAGGCGAAGAGTACGCAATGAAGTTAAAGCCCGGAGCCATTGGAATCGTCGTGCCAGCCAGGCGAGTTCCCGTGGCCCTTCAGGAAAGAGTCAAGGAAGAGCTCAAGCGTATGGAAGAACAAGGCGTGATAACTAAGGTAAGGGGTCCAACGGACTGGTCAAGTCACATGGTCACCGTCGTTAAGAAAGATAAAGTACGCATCTGCCTAGATTCCATCGAGCTCAACAAAGCTCAACAATAAAAAAGTTCTCCATCTAGCGTTTGCTTTTGATGATTGACATTCTTAATATGTGGTTCATTCCAGCCTGAAGGCATCATCTTCCTATATACTGTATACGGGATAGCCTAAAGCGTCTACAATATACAAAACAAGGCACGACACTGGCGAACAATGAATTAGCTATGAGCTCATTGCATATTCGGAGAACGCCGTAATCCAAGGAAGTCACTTATAGTAGATGTACTGTGAACCTGCTGCTTTGAAAGCGTTTCCCATGTTGCAACAAAGTAAACGCCATTCCAATTACTTCGGAGACTTTCATTATTAAGAAGTATCGCAAACAATGCGGCTTCTTGCGAAAACGAGACTGAAAGAAAGTAAGAACCCTGATTACCGCGCTACACTATGGTGAAGTTAGTTGAGGCGATAACATTCATGCGAGGTCATTCCACGAGTTCAGAACTCTGCGCGATTAATTTCATGAAACTGGGCCTGCAAGGCACTTGCCAGTAAGTACAGAAAATAATTTCACTTCCTGATTACGTATGGCAGTGCCTTCCACCCCCACTTTAGGCCGAGGACGTTCCGTTTGAATAAGGTTACCGAAATGAAAAAGCAAACAAATAGGACCAGGCCTACTTTCCTTGATTACTATGCCAGAGTACTAAGGGATCGCTATTATGCAGTGGCGTTTATATATTAATAAGACTAAGCTATCGAGCATGGCGCCCTTCTtctaacgcaaaaaaaaatgtggtgcaGTGACACTTGTTTGAAACGCCAATAAAGCGATACAATACAGGCGGTCGCAATGGCAGCAGAAGGCTTGTTTCAAATAAAGATGCGCTGCGCAGTCATGACAAAGAATAATGCTGCACTTATGTATATGACCATAGGATCAGTCAACAGGTCGACGCTTCAAACTATATTTCTACCTAGTAAAACTGCAGAACTTCTTAGTGAATGCTACCAGTATTATGCGCATCACAAATAAAGAGGTAACAAAGCTAACGGGACTCCAATATCTTACTGTCACAAAATGTTGTTTTCCTGTGCTTACAGCAGTTACTCAATAATCGTTAAAAAAAACTGTGAAAGGTCACTCTTCTAGCATTACCAGTGACTGTGGTGTGCCTTCTGTGcaggcctggagtttttttttctgttcacacAATCCTGGGCGCATGTGTTAGCCTTATGCGTTAAAAAATCCTGTATACGTGATTATGCCGACTCACAGGAATGACAGAGATAAGCTACTTGGTAAATTAGCAGAGTCTGAACGTCCTTCTTGTCCCAGCGTTTGCACGACCATCCCTTAAGTTGAAGAACAGTAAATATTTAAACAGCGCGTAGCTTATATTCTCGCATACGAAAAGTTCTCTTCGAAGCAGCAGTCTTGGTTGATTTCGAAAATACTGTGCTTCGTGTAAGCGTTATTTGGCATTGCAAGCGGGAAGCTAACTTTCGGCACAATTTTATAGGTTATCCAACTTCAATCTGGTGCTGCTACACCTTAAGGCATCGTATGTCAGATGAAGCGCAATATCACATTATTAAAGCGTATGCTTGTTCAATGAGCATAGGCCGGAGTTGCCGGGAACACGTGACGGCAATAAATAACAGCGAGTTCAAGTAAAAATGAGGCGAATAGCGTCACTATCGTGTCATATGAAGTAGATGAATGAGTCATATAACCTATATACCCAAGACACTGTATCTTGCAGAACTGTATGCGTATTTCATTTTTTAGTCGTACTTCGAGTTTGCTGCGACAAGCATATACATAAATATAAGACATTTACATAACGGAATTCATCTATATACGGTACGTCTGGGGCAAGTGAATCAAGACAGCAAAGCAATAAGACGGGCTGTTTTGTGGTTCACACTTCTGTGTTACTTTTTGTTTTATTCTGATTTTTTGCTGTATTAGAGGAAAGACGTCATATTTCGGCAATTTATAACTGACTTCCGACGAGATGGCTGGCACATCATAGAAGGTTGTGCTACTCCTGAAGTGCCCTTGACGGTGATGTGTTTGGTTGTATGTAACGCAATAACTTAAGGCGCTTGCACCATAGAATAGCTTCTTCTTTATGATTGCTCATATCAATCTgctttaacaaaaagaaaaactgtgaTAATTACCACTCTCGGAAGTGCCAGCCAAAACCTGTAGAAATCACTCCAGACTACCTCCCCTGCGCCAGAAAAGTAGGTAGGCGTGAAATTTGCAGCCCCAATACAAAACAGTCGGATTGGATGAACCGCAGACAAGTTTGTTTCGTCTAAAGAACTTTGGTCGGCAGACAGCGCCATGCTCTGTGCCTTCTTTTGCGTGTCATTTGTGTCAGTCGTACTGTAGCCACAATGAAGCGGCCATCTCTTGATAACAAGGTTTCTTTATTTGAGAGTGGACGTAACACCTTACTGGTATCGTGCCACCTGAAATAAGCGAGAGACGCTATAGTAAACCTTGAAATATGTAGGAACCCAACAAAAACGTATATTTCATACGTGTACTGCAACAAACCGACTAACGCTGTCCTGTTCTGAGAAGAGCCCTAGCACAACGCAGCTATGCCTGTCTATTTATCGCGAGGTATGTGGAGAATTGCACTTATGATGTGAAGCAATATAGAAGTGCCCCAAGTTAAGCCACACCAATAGCTTCTTTTAACCAAACAAAGAAATGTTGAGCTATATGCTGAATACTGGAGCTAAGCCATATTTTCTTATCAATATTTTGAACCTCAGCTTTCAGACCAATACTTCTGAACTCAGAGTAAGATCTTCCACCGTCAGCAGTTttgttcagtgaaaaaaaaaaacaggctgcaaataaaacaaaattcAATCAGTGCTTCCTTTTGAGGGGCTTGAATGCCCCTTGCCCAGCGTTGTAAAAAGGCA
Coding sequences within:
- the LOC142766059 gene encoding uncharacterized protein LOC142766059 — protein: MDEENFFLEALTVCAVAAGDNWTAAVDIEGCQFTCKLDTGANCCVISSKDSKKLSNGLLQTCHATLTAFFGHKTPAIGKIRLRLRANSKEHEETFFVVEQNVPVTLSGLVAERLGFICRVQNVHVQQLYPAAQPFAEVFSGLGQLKGEEYAMKLKPGAIGIVVPARRVPVALQERVKEELKRMEEQGVITKVRGPTDWSSHMVTVVKKDKVRICLDSIELNKAQQ